In one Photobacterium swingsii genomic region, the following are encoded:
- a CDS encoding helix-turn-helix domain-containing protein — translation MIISGFILRAHRLDKGVSCKSCADYLDITTTYLSLIETGKNKPSKKVLKKAAVLFDLDEGYFLSLPDSLLPALDAAKTLTNVEKNILSSLLASKM, via the coding sequence ATGATAATTAGTGGATTTATTTTACGAGCACACAGACTCGACAAGGGCGTTAGCTGCAAATCATGTGCAGACTATCTAGATATTACAACAACTTATTTATCATTAATTGAAACTGGTAAGAATAAACCATCAAAGAAAGTGTTAAAGAAAGCGGCCGTACTGTTTGACCTTGATGAGGGATATTTTTTAAGCCTTCCTGATTCCTTGCTACCTGCGCTAGATGCGGCGAAAACCTTAACGAACGTTGAGAAAAATATATTATCTTCTTTGCTTGCGTCTAAAATGTAA
- the nadS gene encoding NadS family protein, translating into MTNEVDIRSLRANLNISQKELANDLELSLDTIKSWEQGRRNPTGLARKILRLIEQYPSLYIKFKNN; encoded by the coding sequence ATGACTAATGAAGTAGATATTAGGTCACTAAGAGCAAACCTAAATATTAGCCAAAAGGAACTGGCAAACGACCTTGAATTAAGTTTAGATACCATAAAAAGCTGGGAGCAAGGCAGAAGGAACCCTACAGGGTTAGCAAGGAAAATATTGCGCTTGATCGAGCAGTATCCATCACTCTATATAAAATTCAAAAATAACTGA
- a CDS encoding SulP family inorganic anion transporter — protein MLTFYKESWFNNIKGDLLSGIVVALALIPEAIAFSIIAGLDPKVGLYASFSICVVIAFTGSRSGMISASTGAMALLMTTLVKQHGVEYLLAASVFTGVLQYGIGLLKLGDLMRFISRSIVTGFVNALAILIFMAQLPELTNVTWHVYALTACGLGIIYLFPYVPKIGKLLPSPLVCIVAITIFSVIFNVDVRTVGDMGALPDSLPIFLLPNVPLSFETLQIIFPYSLALAVVGVLESLMTAKIIDDITDTPSNNNDECKGQGIANIVSGFFGGMAGCAMIGQSMINMSSGGRTRLSTLSSGVFLLIMVVFLGDYLKQIPMAALVAVMIMVSISTFSWKSILDIRHHPLNSNVIMIATVISVVMTHNLAIGVIIGVVISTVFYANHSRKIMKVTDDVVIHNEHTIHKVHGQIFFASAYNFIDMFNFNHPTKYVTIDLTDAHFWDITAVGALDKVVIKFMDAGSDVEIIGMNEESDQLISKFAIFDKPDLLASRTIGH, from the coding sequence ATGCTTACATTTTACAAAGAATCATGGTTTAACAATATTAAAGGGGATTTGTTATCAGGAATTGTTGTTGCACTCGCTCTCATACCAGAAGCTATCGCCTTTTCAATTATTGCAGGTCTTGATCCAAAAGTTGGCCTGTACGCCTCATTTTCAATTTGTGTTGTTATCGCTTTTACAGGCTCACGATCAGGAATGATTTCAGCATCAACAGGCGCAATGGCCTTACTGATGACAACCTTAGTCAAACAACACGGCGTCGAATACCTATTAGCCGCATCTGTATTTACAGGCGTTCTTCAATACGGTATTGGGCTATTGAAACTCGGTGATTTAATGAGATTTATCTCTCGGTCCATCGTTACTGGTTTCGTTAACGCCTTAGCAATATTAATATTTATGGCTCAATTACCTGAGTTAACGAATGTGACCTGGCACGTTTATGCGCTCACAGCGTGTGGGTTAGGCATCATTTATTTGTTCCCGTATGTACCTAAGATTGGCAAACTACTTCCCTCTCCACTGGTGTGTATTGTCGCAATCACTATCTTCTCAGTCATTTTCAACGTTGATGTACGTACCGTTGGGGATATGGGGGCGTTACCTGATTCGTTACCGATTTTCTTGCTACCTAACGTACCATTATCATTTGAAACTTTGCAGATAATATTCCCGTATTCACTTGCGCTTGCTGTCGTGGGCGTGCTTGAATCATTAATGACAGCAAAAATCATTGATGACATTACAGATACGCCAAGTAACAACAACGATGAATGTAAAGGCCAAGGCATTGCCAACATAGTTTCAGGCTTCTTTGGTGGTATGGCTGGGTGTGCAATGATAGGCCAATCCATGATCAATATGAGTTCAGGAGGAAGAACGCGATTATCAACATTGTCTTCAGGCGTTTTTCTATTAATCATGGTTGTATTCCTTGGAGATTATCTTAAGCAGATCCCTATGGCAGCCCTAGTTGCTGTCATGATCATGGTTTCTATTAGTACATTTTCTTGGAAGTCTATTCTTGATATTCGCCATCACCCATTAAACTCTAACGTGATCATGATAGCGACTGTTATTTCCGTCGTTATGACACATAACTTAGCGATTGGCGTTATTATTGGCGTTGTGATTTCAACAGTATTCTATGCAAATCATAGCCGTAAAATCATGAAAGTTACTGATGATGTCGTCATTCATAATGAGCATACGATTCACAAAGTACACGGTCAGATTTTCTTTGCTTCCGCTTACAACTTCATTGATATGTTTAATTTTAATCATCCAACTAAGTATGTGACTATCGACTTAACCGATGCTCACTTTTGGGACATCACAGCAGTAGGTGCTCTAGATAAAGTCGTTATTAAGTTCATGGACGCAGGATCCGATGTTGAAATTATAGGAATGAATGAAGAGTCAGATCAGCTAATCAGTAAATTTGCAATATTTGATAAACCTGACCTTTTAGCCAGTCGAACAATCGGACACTAA
- a CDS encoding PH domain-containing protein, producing the protein MNYIEFNDDTYAYNPIRYLPMNEVEFKHSFRVAIENKGISKIITIGQLVYGFILGGVLYMSPDESDEIKVNIITLSKK; encoded by the coding sequence ATGAATTATATCGAATTTAACGATGATACGTACGCTTATAACCCTATTCGCTACTTACCAATGAATGAAGTTGAATTTAAGCATTCATTCAGAGTTGCGATTGAAAATAAAGGCATATCAAAAATCATCACAATCGGGCAGCTTGTATATGGTTTTATTCTTGGTGGGGTATTGTATATGAGCCCTGATGAAAGTGATGAGATAAAGGTTAATATTATTACGCTTTCTAAAAAATAG
- a CDS encoding glycosyltransferase family 2 protein: protein MSPISIVVITLNEEKRIGRLLDDLSKQTHQNFEVIVVDSNSDDNTRTIAHGYEKALPQLTVHKMENRGTSLGRNTGAKLAQHERLLFLDADVRLAPTFLTDALHKLEKNKLEVAGVYMGADDLSLTYRLGYGAFNAGLWATSFFFPTAVGACIFSTKRAHQEIEGFDESITLCEDCDYVRRAAQTWRYRMLSVSFWFDPRRLEQDGFFTMGLTYLKANVRRFFLGEMRNNEMNYQFDHYRQS, encoded by the coding sequence ATGAGCCCGATCAGCATTGTTGTCATTACACTGAATGAAGAGAAACGCATTGGTCGTCTATTAGATGATCTAAGCAAACAAACCCACCAAAATTTCGAAGTTATCGTGGTCGATTCAAACAGCGATGACAACACACGTACCATAGCCCACGGTTATGAAAAAGCCCTCCCCCAGTTAACCGTTCATAAAATGGAAAACCGTGGCACAAGCTTAGGCCGAAATACAGGCGCCAAGTTGGCGCAACATGAACGCTTATTGTTTCTAGATGCAGATGTTCGTTTAGCACCAACCTTTTTAACAGATGCATTGCATAAGTTAGAAAAAAACAAACTCGAAGTGGCTGGTGTCTACATGGGAGCAGATGATCTCTCGCTCACCTATCGCTTAGGTTATGGCGCATTTAACGCTGGGCTTTGGGCTACATCATTCTTTTTTCCGACCGCAGTTGGTGCATGTATTTTTTCAACTAAACGAGCCCACCAAGAAATTGAAGGGTTTGACGAAAGCATCACCCTATGTGAAGACTGTGACTACGTTCGCCGAGCCGCCCAAACATGGCGCTACCGCATGTTATCCGTCAGCTTTTGGTTCGATCCTCGCCGTTTAGAGCAAGATGGTTTCTTCACCATGGGGCTAACGTACCTAAAAGCCAATGTGCGCCGATTTTTTCTGGGTGAAATGCGCAATAACGAGATGAACTATCAATTTGATCATTACCGTCAATCTTAA
- a CDS encoding LssY C-terminal domain-containing protein, producing MDFSWWWLFGGSFFDALIGPNLFVPGEPFFLAAGYQLNQGLLTGAIAVLFGALLGDQLSFAIGHKMGGQGQRKLRRRFPKTRRATAKAKLALTRYGFIIVIAARLLGPIAWVMPFLAGSYRMPWWKFSLCSVIGITLGVGQFLLAGALMGHGLSMLPSIATLLLFLQEHWLLILTCAFGFITTLIFYRRQQGKWRNIVSTWIISLLLMNYVHFFINSNNIDFALIKTSYAQTTVNDTTELQGAKIDRYAQLNFEVYPGLAPVYQAQPINLIYLGANPDTLMQQLGWKKNKTFSNDNISLTHYFDLIQQKQPPISDLYWNQQPQWSAYQLAGDLLKRSHVRWWYGGIDKQSQQPFWVGAVSYDNNLKIAHYKGIITILHAIDPDVDEERDRLATNSLKAGWHVTKESLLIPQAFSKNNHYFSDGKVAIIHAYCGVANTCVQ from the coding sequence ATGGACTTTTCTTGGTGGTGGCTATTTGGGGGCAGTTTTTTTGATGCCCTGATAGGCCCTAACTTATTCGTACCTGGCGAACCTTTTTTCCTTGCTGCTGGGTACCAACTGAATCAGGGATTATTGACAGGCGCTATAGCCGTCTTATTCGGCGCATTGTTAGGAGATCAGTTAAGCTTTGCTATTGGTCATAAAATGGGCGGACAAGGGCAGCGAAAACTGCGCCGTCGCTTCCCTAAGACACGTCGAGCCACTGCCAAAGCCAAACTAGCACTAACACGCTATGGCTTCATCATTGTTATCGCCGCTCGCTTACTTGGTCCTATTGCCTGGGTCATGCCATTTCTTGCTGGGAGTTATCGCATGCCATGGTGGAAATTCAGCCTGTGCTCTGTCATTGGTATCACGCTAGGCGTTGGCCAATTTCTGCTTGCAGGTGCACTCATGGGACATGGACTTAGCATGTTACCCAGTATCGCTACCCTATTGCTGTTCTTACAAGAACATTGGTTATTAATCCTGACTTGTGCTTTTGGCTTTATCACAACCCTGATCTTTTATCGTCGCCAACAAGGTAAATGGCGCAATATAGTCAGCACTTGGATCATCAGTTTACTGCTAATGAATTACGTCCACTTTTTCATTAATAGCAACAACATTGACTTTGCGTTGATAAAAACCAGTTATGCACAAACAACCGTTAACGACACCACTGAGCTTCAGGGAGCCAAAATTGACCGCTACGCCCAGCTAAATTTTGAAGTCTATCCAGGATTAGCTCCTGTTTACCAAGCACAACCCATTAATTTGATTTATCTCGGCGCGAACCCAGACACTTTGATGCAACAGCTTGGCTGGAAAAAGAATAAAACATTTTCTAACGACAATATTTCATTAACTCATTATTTTGACTTAATTCAGCAAAAACAACCGCCTATTTCAGATTTATATTGGAATCAACAACCACAGTGGTCTGCGTACCAATTAGCTGGTGATTTATTGAAGCGCAGCCACGTACGTTGGTGGTATGGCGGAATTGATAAGCAAAGTCAGCAGCCATTCTGGGTTGGTGCTGTCAGTTACGACAATAACCTGAAGATTGCCCATTATAAAGGGATCATTACGATTCTTCATGCCATCGATCCAGATGTTGACGAAGAACGCGATCGTCTAGCAACTAACAGCTTAAAGGCAGGTTGGCATGTAACAAAAGAAAGCCTGCTGATACCACAGGCTTTCTCTAAAAATAACCACTATTTTAGTGATGGGAAAGTTGCCATCATTCACGCTTACTGTGGTGTGGCGAACACTTGCGTCCAGTAA
- a CDS encoding CAP domain-containing protein: MRIFSLLLLTVFFVSGCGGSGGSSDNSGSSNSGNSGQVGGGDNGGGSGGGSGDNGEGSGGGSVTPDPNPNPDPEGTFADQMLTAVNAARAVGRNCGSTFYPAAAPLTWDAKLQSAAQVHSTNMANYNFFSHTGLDGKSASNRVTDQGYAWRSVAENIAAGQKDIDTVMTTWLNSPGHCKNIMGSNYTQMGAAYDMNSGSQYNIYWTQVFATPQ, encoded by the coding sequence ATGCGAATATTTTCATTGTTATTGCTTACCGTGTTTTTTGTTTCTGGTTGTGGCGGCTCAGGTGGTTCATCTGATAATAGCGGCAGCTCAAATAGCGGTAATTCCGGCCAAGTAGGCGGCGGTGATAATGGTGGTGGTTCTGGCGGTGGGTCAGGTGATAATGGTGAAGGTAGCGGTGGTGGTTCAGTAACTCCTGATCCAAACCCAAATCCAGACCCAGAAGGGACTTTCGCTGATCAAATGCTAACAGCAGTCAATGCAGCACGTGCTGTAGGGCGTAACTGTGGCTCAACGTTTTACCCTGCAGCAGCACCATTGACTTGGGATGCTAAGTTGCAATCAGCGGCGCAGGTGCATTCGACCAATATGGCAAACTATAATTTCTTCAGCCATACAGGGTTAGACGGAAAAAGTGCGAGCAACCGTGTCACAGATCAAGGATACGCATGGCGTTCAGTGGCTGAAAATATAGCAGCTGGCCAAAAAGACATTGATACTGTGATGACAACTTGGCTAAACAGCCCCGGTCATTGTAAAAACATTATGGGCAGTAACTACACGCAAATGGGAGCTGCTTATGATATGAACTCAGGCTCTCAATACAATATTTACTGGACGCAAGTGTTCGCCACACCACAGTAA
- the modC gene encoding molybdenum ABC transporter ATP-binding protein ModC: MLTINMSQQLGDLSLDVDVSLPMQGITAIFGRSGAGKTSFINLLSGLTVPDAGCITLGEHVLFDSATKTLVPPERRGIGYVFQDARLFPHYRVKGNLLYGCPEKDDQHFNDVVHLLGIEALLDRFPASLSGGEKQRVAIGRALLTKPKMLLMDEPLASLDVPRKQELLPYLERLAKEISIPIVYVTHSLDEILRLADHMVMLHQGKVVASGHVNSVWGSPEMRPWLPAKEQSSLLSARVNFDHPDYALTQVMLSQSDFLWVNRLEKTRGEWIRVRIFSNDVSLTREQPKQTSIRNILRARIDKIQRDTANERVEVRLRIGETQLWANITLWAADELNLLVGDSVYAQVKGVSVTRDDLVA; the protein is encoded by the coding sequence ATGCTAACCATTAATATGTCACAGCAACTTGGTGATCTTTCATTGGATGTCGATGTGTCGTTACCCATGCAAGGGATCACGGCTATATTTGGGCGCTCAGGGGCAGGTAAAACATCATTCATCAATCTGTTGAGTGGCTTAACAGTACCCGATGCTGGCTGTATTACCCTTGGCGAGCATGTTTTGTTTGATAGTGCGACTAAGACTCTTGTACCGCCAGAACGTCGAGGTATTGGTTATGTTTTTCAAGATGCGCGTTTATTTCCTCATTATCGCGTAAAAGGCAACTTACTTTATGGGTGCCCTGAAAAAGATGATCAACATTTTAATGATGTTGTTCACTTGCTGGGGATTGAAGCACTCCTCGATCGTTTTCCTGCTTCGTTATCGGGCGGTGAAAAGCAGCGAGTGGCGATTGGCCGTGCTTTGTTAACTAAGCCAAAGATGTTATTGATGGACGAGCCATTAGCGTCGTTGGATGTACCTCGCAAACAAGAGTTGCTGCCTTATTTGGAGCGGCTTGCGAAAGAAATCAGTATCCCGATTGTTTATGTCACTCACAGCTTGGATGAAATCTTGCGTCTTGCTGATCATATGGTGATGTTGCATCAAGGCAAAGTTGTTGCGTCAGGGCACGTTAATAGTGTGTGGGGCTCGCCAGAGATGCGGCCGTGGTTACCAGCAAAAGAACAAAGTTCACTCTTGAGTGCACGTGTGAATTTCGATCACCCTGACTATGCATTAACCCAAGTAATGCTTAGTCAAAGTGATTTTTTATGGGTGAATCGGTTAGAAAAAACACGGGGTGAGTGGATACGTGTACGTATTTTCTCGAATGATGTTTCGTTGACTCGAGAGCAACCTAAACAAACCAGTATCCGTAATATTTTACGGGCGCGTATTGATAAAATTCAACGCGATACAGCTAACGAGCGTGTTGAAGTACGGCTTCGTATTGGTGAAACTCAACTCTGGGCAAATATCACGTTATGGGCAGCGGATGAGCTTAATTTGCTAGTCGGTGACTCTGTTTATGCACAAGTTAAAGGTGTCAGCGTAACGCGTGATGATCTCGTTGCATAG
- the modB gene encoding molybdate ABC transporter permease subunit, translating to MLTEYEIQALLLSLKISGVAVLFSLPFGILCAWLLARCQFIGKSMLDGLVHLPLVLPPVVIGYLLLVGMGRQGIVGRWLYDWFGVSFSFSWQGAALAVSVVAFPLMVRSIRLSLESVDNKLEQAARTLGASPLRVFMTITLPLTIPGILTGIILAFARALGEFGATITFVSNIPGETQTIPLAMYSFIETPGAESQAARLCVIAIAIALSSLLASEWLSRAARRRLEAPC from the coding sequence GTGCTAACTGAGTACGAGATTCAAGCGCTATTACTGAGTTTGAAAATATCAGGGGTGGCCGTGCTTTTTAGCCTGCCATTCGGCATTTTATGTGCGTGGTTGCTAGCCCGTTGTCAGTTTATTGGTAAATCTATGCTAGATGGCTTAGTGCATCTACCGTTAGTGTTGCCGCCTGTTGTTATCGGTTACTTATTGTTGGTTGGCATGGGGCGGCAAGGTATTGTTGGTCGCTGGCTTTATGACTGGTTCGGTGTCTCATTCAGCTTTAGTTGGCAAGGAGCTGCATTGGCCGTGTCTGTTGTCGCATTTCCATTGATGGTTCGCTCAATACGTTTATCACTTGAAAGTGTCGACAATAAGTTAGAGCAAGCAGCAAGAACATTGGGAGCAAGCCCTCTTCGTGTCTTTATGACCATTACGCTACCGCTAACAATTCCTGGTATTTTAACGGGCATCATTTTAGCGTTTGCAAGAGCGTTGGGTGAATTTGGTGCCACAATTACCTTTGTCTCAAATATTCCCGGTGAAACTCAAACGATTCCACTGGCGATGTATTCATTTATTGAAACTCCTGGCGCAGAAAGCCAAGCTGCACGCTTATGTGTCATTGCGATTGCGATTGCTTTGTCTTCGTTACTTGCATCTGAGTGGCTATCTCGAGCCGCACGTAGACGCTTGGAGGCACCATGCTAA
- the modA gene encoding molybdate ABC transporter substrate-binding protein: protein MKKNLAWLVCGVSLIASQYTYAAESVTIFAASSLTNAVTELSERYQQQSDVNSRLSFASSSALARQISQGAPADIYISANVKWMDYLQTQQVIENESRKPLLKNSLVMVAPLSYPKDTVTPSASWNLAAALMDTRMAVGDPNHVPAGRYAKQALENLGIWQAAKSHLARANNVRSALVLVERGESNLGVVYKTDAKISNKVKIVAELPDSSHTPIRYPMAIVKGKATPAVQDYYVFLQSEEAKTVFEKYGFEVVSAN from the coding sequence ATGAAGAAAAATCTTGCTTGGTTGGTCTGTGGGGTCAGTTTGATCGCGAGCCAGTACACATACGCTGCAGAGTCGGTAACTATTTTTGCCGCGTCGTCTTTGACTAATGCTGTGACCGAACTTTCTGAACGTTACCAACAGCAGAGTGACGTCAATAGTCGCCTTTCATTTGCGTCTTCATCGGCATTGGCTCGTCAAATTTCTCAGGGAGCGCCTGCTGACATCTATATTTCAGCTAATGTTAAATGGATGGATTATTTACAAACACAACAAGTGATTGAAAATGAAAGCAGAAAGCCATTACTGAAAAACAGCTTGGTTATGGTTGCTCCTCTGTCGTATCCCAAAGATACCGTGACGCCATCTGCGTCTTGGAATCTTGCTGCTGCCCTTATGGATACGCGAATGGCTGTGGGGGATCCTAACCATGTGCCAGCAGGACGCTATGCTAAACAGGCGTTAGAAAACTTAGGGATATGGCAAGCCGCGAAATCACATTTAGCGCGAGCGAATAATGTACGCTCAGCTTTGGTATTGGTAGAACGTGGTGAATCCAATCTTGGCGTTGTGTATAAAACTGATGCCAAAATTTCAAATAAAGTGAAAATTGTAGCTGAATTGCCCGATAGTAGTCATACGCCGATCCGTTACCCAATGGCGATTGTGAAGGGAAAAGCGACTCCTGCTGTACAAGATTATTATGTGTTTTTACAATCAGAAGAAGCCAAGACAGTGTTTGAAAAGTATGGTTTTGAGGTCGTAAGTGCTAACTGA
- a CDS encoding CerR family C-terminal domain-containing protein translates to MDDKSSIPNKQTKKKLQSKTDATRLTLIRAGVSVFSRKGYDGASNRLLAKKAGVNLALISYHFGGKRGLYFAVIRHVSHKLAVRFAPAIKKLESDFSHLDQIGTLKQQRSACLAMIKALLIANLELLLNRQTASWAMLVYREQQLPSKAFSLLYNESLVAILTALEKPIAFATQRSESDPAVKLLALSLLAQVQLVRSARHMLLQHMEWETLSDSEVCLLKKHLSAQVDTLLSLPQ, encoded by the coding sequence ATGGACGATAAATCTTCAATTCCTAACAAACAGACCAAGAAAAAGTTGCAGAGTAAAACGGATGCGACTCGGTTAACACTGATTCGGGCGGGTGTGAGTGTCTTTAGCCGTAAAGGGTATGATGGGGCTAGTAACCGGTTATTGGCAAAAAAAGCAGGAGTTAACTTAGCGCTGATTAGCTACCATTTTGGCGGGAAACGCGGGCTATATTTTGCTGTTATAAGGCATGTTAGCCATAAGCTTGCGGTGAGGTTTGCACCTGCAATAAAAAAGTTGGAGAGTGATTTTTCTCATCTTGATCAAATTGGCACACTGAAACAGCAGCGTAGTGCTTGCCTGGCTATGATTAAAGCGCTGCTCATTGCGAATCTAGAGCTGCTTCTTAATCGGCAAACCGCTTCATGGGCGATGTTAGTTTATCGTGAACAGCAACTCCCCAGTAAAGCCTTTTCACTTTTATATAATGAGTCTTTGGTGGCTATACTCACAGCGCTTGAAAAGCCAATAGCCTTTGCCACGCAACGCTCTGAATCGGATCCAGCAGTAAAACTCCTTGCCTTAAGTCTACTCGCTCAAGTACAGCTGGTTCGTTCAGCAAGACATATGTTGTTGCAGCATATGGAGTGGGAGACACTTTCCGATTCTGAAGTTTGTCTATTGAAAAAACACCTTTCAGCTCAGGTGGATACATTACTATCATTACCTCAATGA
- a CDS encoding phosphoethanolamine transferase produces the protein MKKTYFFGLILISLLPYFHLISTTGSSNLGHGTPLINIILITLCCSCKSNFVSNILKGFVSILLFIQLNSVLYYNSFLTYGAFSSIMETNSNEAYGFLSEFGYSWIFVSLLISSIFFFISSKITINIKIKHKVLLLIILLFIHPIRWAISGSKSFGEFVSEPYIKINDLYYYTLLNPIFNFATYKDEQRLLLAPDNYNLPSHIIDNGKDSEYNKVYVIIGESAYRNHLSAYGYNIETTPYIDSLSNDPKFNLVHNTISPTPITRESLKRNLSFSTVEDKTGYNKYINIVNAAKEKGFNTHWLSSQTNQGIHSSLIGRIGQSSDISIFNNSNDETLIDLVNKNYRSEAKQLFILHLAGSHLPYNNFSDGDLDNAIKMGSKTPEYDATILKTDRVIKSVIEKSFEDKKSLVIYFSDHGEEVNVGHGLPEMSPEQYEIPFFIYDSQKNNNLEQIEAMRANNLFNTERVMEFMMSKFGYDLDVSQLSTTQPTVLDVKNKVQNYNYDKRNHI, from the coding sequence ATGAAAAAAACATACTTCTTTGGGTTGATACTGATCAGTTTACTACCATATTTCCATTTAATTTCAACAACAGGAAGCTCAAATTTAGGTCACGGCACACCTTTAATCAACATTATCCTTATCACGCTTTGTTGCTCATGTAAGAGCAATTTTGTCAGTAATATTTTGAAGGGTTTTGTCAGTATTCTTCTCTTCATTCAACTAAACTCAGTGCTTTACTATAACTCATTCCTCACTTATGGTGCTTTTTCCTCTATAATGGAAACCAATTCAAATGAAGCATACGGCTTTCTATCTGAGTTTGGTTATTCTTGGATATTTGTGTCTCTTTTAATTTCTAGCATATTCTTTTTTATTTCATCAAAAATAACAATCAACATAAAAATAAAACATAAAGTGTTATTGCTAATAATACTGTTATTTATCCATCCAATACGCTGGGCTATTTCTGGCAGCAAATCATTTGGAGAGTTTGTATCTGAACCATATATTAAAATAAATGATCTTTACTATTATACCTTACTTAATCCTATTTTTAACTTTGCAACATATAAAGACGAACAAAGACTATTATTAGCACCAGATAACTACAATCTTCCATCTCACATTATTGATAATGGGAAAGACAGTGAGTACAATAAAGTCTATGTTATTATTGGTGAAAGTGCATACCGTAACCACTTATCAGCTTATGGCTACAATATCGAAACCACACCTTACATTGATTCATTAAGTAACGACCCAAAATTTAATCTAGTACATAATACTATATCTCCAACTCCGATCACTAGAGAGTCATTAAAAAGAAACTTAAGCTTCTCTACTGTCGAGGATAAAACAGGTTATAACAAATATATCAATATTGTTAATGCTGCAAAAGAAAAAGGATTTAATACACATTGGCTATCTTCTCAAACTAACCAAGGGATACATAGTTCTTTAATTGGGCGAATTGGGCAATCATCTGACATTAGTATTTTTAATAACAGCAATGATGAAACATTAATTGACTTGGTTAATAAAAATTATCGTTCTGAAGCCAAGCAGCTTTTCATATTACACCTCGCGGGTTCACACCTACCTTACAATAACTTCTCAGATGGTGATTTGGATAACGCAATTAAAATGGGGTCAAAGACACCTGAATATGATGCTACAATATTAAAAACAGATCGAGTCATAAAAAGCGTTATAGAAAAATCATTTGAAGATAAAAAATCACTTGTGATTTACTTTTCAGACCATGGTGAAGAAGTAAATGTTGGACATGGATTACCAGAGATGTCTCCAGAGCAATATGAAATACCTTTCTTCATCTATGACTCACAAAAAAACAACAACCTTGAACAAATAGAGGCTATGCGAGCAAACAATCTATTTAACACTGAGCGAGTTATGGAATTTATGATGTCTAAGTTTGGATATGATTTAGATGTTTCACAATTATCGACAACACAACCTACTGTGCTTGATGTGAAAAACAAAGTACAAAATTATAATTACGATAAAAGAAACCATATCTAA
- the tpx gene encoding thiol peroxidase: MNTIQFQQQSIPVLGAFLKKGDKARKFELLTDNLSPITNDNFMGKNVILNIFLSIDTQLCANSVREFNRLVARVPNTEVLCISIDTPFAMVRFCEMEGLDYVTTASCFRSPSFQFDYGVQLSDSILEGFTARAVVCLNTVGVVVHSELAHDLAAPIDYQKAIQCFK, from the coding sequence ATGAATACGATTCAATTTCAGCAACAATCGATACCTGTTCTGGGCGCTTTTTTAAAAAAAGGGGATAAAGCCCGTAAGTTTGAATTATTGACCGATAACCTATCGCCGATTACGAATGATAACTTTATGGGTAAAAATGTTATCCTAAACATATTTTTAAGTATTGATACACAGCTATGTGCTAACAGTGTTCGTGAATTTAACCGATTAGTCGCGAGAGTACCGAATACAGAAGTACTTTGTATTTCGATTGATACACCGTTTGCAATGGTGCGTTTTTGCGAGATGGAAGGGCTTGATTACGTCACAACGGCCTCCTGTTTTCGCTCTCCTTCTTTTCAATTTGATTATGGTGTTCAATTATCAGACTCAATTTTAGAGGGGTTTACGGCTAGGGCTGTGGTTTGTTTAAATACTGTAGGTGTTGTCGTTCACAGTGAACTAGCCCATGATTTAGCGGCTCCCATTGATTACCAAAAAGCCATTCAATGCTTTAAATAA